A window of the Brachybacterium sacelli genome harbors these coding sequences:
- a CDS encoding thiamine pyrophosphate-binding protein, with translation MSIVSTHVARTLAQHVQHVFGLMGNGNAYFLDALLRGTDASYTAIRHEAGAVVAADAHFRTSGRLAAATTTYGAGFTNTLTALAEAAQARVPLVLVVGDEPTSGPRPWDVDQIALSSAVGVRTYTVGRIDAAAATVTAIEHALSYRVPVVLAIPYDVARLDIGPVPEVPGPGRPEPMAPSADFTRAAISHLAADLSAAERPLLLAGRGAWLADAGRALGELAAATGAVTATTALGRGIFPEDRYDLGVAGGFGAPGAMELVREADVALVVGADLNQFTLRFGELFHPVTTVWQVDTAPAATHARVGGFVRADARLSVEAITRALSQNRDQSVNQGATVPWRETIDAPGLRTHAVGPELAADGRLDPRAAAARLAELLPEDRVVVSDGGHFIAWANKYWPITDPHRMAMVGTAFQSIGLGWPSVPGAARANPTSTIVLTTGDGGGVMALADLESAVRSAAGRGVAVIWNDAAYGAEVNLYGRKGLVQDPMLIPEMDFAALGTAAGAEGVVVRSLADLDRVASWAREAPEDRRYLVLDLRISGTVIAPYQEEVIRVNS, from the coding sequence ATGTCCATCGTCTCCACCCATGTCGCCCGCACCCTCGCCCAGCACGTCCAGCACGTGTTCGGACTCATGGGCAACGGCAACGCCTACTTCCTCGATGCCCTGCTGCGCGGGACAGATGCCTCCTACACGGCCATCCGCCACGAGGCCGGGGCCGTGGTCGCGGCCGATGCGCATTTCCGCACCTCGGGACGCCTGGCCGCTGCGACGACCACCTACGGCGCCGGTTTCACGAACACGCTGACCGCTCTCGCGGAGGCCGCTCAGGCCCGCGTCCCGCTGGTCCTGGTCGTCGGCGACGAGCCGACCTCGGGCCCACGCCCCTGGGACGTCGATCAGATCGCGTTGAGCTCCGCGGTCGGCGTGCGCACCTACACCGTGGGACGGATCGACGCCGCAGCGGCGACGGTGACCGCGATCGAGCACGCCCTCTCGTACCGGGTGCCCGTGGTCCTCGCGATCCCCTACGACGTCGCCCGGCTGGACATCGGCCCCGTCCCCGAGGTCCCCGGCCCCGGGCGACCCGAGCCGATGGCACCGAGCGCCGACTTCACGCGCGCCGCGATCTCCCACCTTGCCGCGGATCTCTCCGCCGCCGAGCGCCCGCTGCTCCTGGCCGGACGCGGTGCCTGGCTGGCCGATGCCGGCCGGGCCCTCGGCGAGCTCGCCGCCGCGACGGGCGCCGTCACAGCCACCACGGCGCTGGGTCGCGGCATCTTCCCCGAGGACCGCTACGACCTCGGCGTCGCCGGCGGCTTCGGCGCACCCGGAGCCATGGAGCTCGTGCGCGAGGCCGACGTGGCGCTGGTCGTCGGCGCCGATCTCAACCAGTTCACCCTGCGCTTCGGCGAGCTGTTCCACCCCGTCACCACCGTGTGGCAGGTGGACACCGCGCCCGCGGCGACCCACGCCCGGGTGGGCGGATTCGTGCGGGCCGACGCCCGGCTGAGCGTCGAGGCGATCACCCGCGCTCTGTCGCAGAACCGGGATCAGAGCGTGAACCAGGGGGCCACGGTCCCGTGGCGGGAGACCATCGACGCCCCCGGGCTGCGAACCCACGCGGTCGGCCCCGAGCTCGCCGCGGACGGCCGTCTGGACCCGCGGGCCGCCGCCGCCCGCCTCGCCGAGCTGCTGCCCGAGGACCGCGTCGTCGTCTCCGACGGCGGTCACTTCATCGCGTGGGCCAACAAGTACTGGCCGATCACCGACCCTCACCGGATGGCGATGGTCGGGACCGCGTTCCAGTCGATCGGCCTGGGCTGGCCCAGCGTTCCGGGCGCCGCTCGCGCCAATCCCACCTCCACGATCGTGCTGACCACCGGCGACGGGGGAGGGGTCATGGCTTTGGCAGACCTCGAGTCGGCCGTCCGCTCAGCCGCCGGACGCGGTGTCGCGGTGATCTGGAACGACGCCGCCTACGGCGCCGAGGTGAACCTGTACGGGCGGAAGGGCCTGGTGCAAGACCCCATGCTGATCCCCGAGATGGACTTCGCCGCTCTCGGGACGGCGGCCGGGGCCGAGGGGGTCGTGGTGCGTTCCCTCGCGGACCTCGACAGGGTGGCGTCCTGGGCGCGCGAAGCTCCTGAGGATCGTCGCTACCTGGTGCTCGATCTGCGCATCTCCGGCACCGTCATCGCCCCGTACCAGGAAGAGGTCATCCGGGTGAACTCCTGA
- a CDS encoding succinate dehydrogenase iron-sulfur subunit, protein MTAVAEKPQAESPQSSAEEIPSFQVTLRIARFNPEDDKGSHWEDFTVTMHGTDRVLDAMHEIKWHLDGSLTFRRSCAHGVCGSDAMRINGRNRLACKTLLKDLDIDKPVTVEPIKGLPVEKDLIVDMEPFFDSYKEVMPFLVAQGQEPSRERLQSAEERERFDDTTKCILCAACTSSCPVFWTDGQYFGPAAIVNAHRFIFDSRDDAGEQRLEILNSKEGVWRCRTTFNCTEACPRGIQVTKAIAEVKQAVIRGRV, encoded by the coding sequence ATGACTGCCGTCGCCGAGAAGCCCCAGGCCGAGTCCCCGCAGTCCAGCGCGGAGGAGATCCCCTCGTTCCAGGTGACGTTGCGCATCGCGCGCTTCAACCCGGAGGACGACAAGGGCTCCCACTGGGAGGACTTCACCGTCACCATGCACGGCACCGACCGTGTGCTCGACGCCATGCACGAGATCAAGTGGCATCTGGACGGGTCGCTGACCTTCCGCCGCTCCTGCGCCCACGGCGTGTGCGGCTCCGACGCCATGCGGATCAACGGCCGCAACCGTCTGGCCTGCAAGACGCTGCTCAAGGACCTCGACATCGACAAGCCCGTCACCGTCGAGCCCATCAAGGGCCTGCCGGTCGAGAAGGACCTGATCGTCGACATGGAGCCGTTCTTCGACTCCTACAAGGAGGTCATGCCGTTCCTGGTCGCCCAGGGACAGGAGCCGAGCCGGGAGCGTCTGCAGTCCGCCGAGGAGCGCGAGCGCTTCGACGACACCACCAAGTGCATCCTGTGCGCGGCGTGCACCTCGTCCTGCCCGGTGTTCTGGACCGACGGCCAGTACTTCGGCCCGGCCGCGATCGTCAACGCCCACCGCTTCATCTTCGATTCCCGCGACGACGCCGGCGAGCAGCGGCTGGAGATCCTGAACTCCAAGGAGGGGGTGTGGCGCTGCCGCACCACCTTCAACTGCACCGAGGCGTGCCCGCGAGGCATCCAGGTGACCAAGGCGATCGCCGAGGTGAAGCAGGCCGTGATCCGCGGCCGCGTCTGA